gtcattgtatGCTAGGCCACATCCGATCAAGACGTGTgatacacacttcgagtaggtttagctgccggccatttTTGGAACCGACACTACTACTATACTTTTCAGTGATTTTCAGCGGTATACAATTAATCTAAACCATCGGATGTTTCTATACCAGTTCTTTTCAAATACTAGCATAGATCAGTATTGTGCACCATAAAAAACTCAAAGCTCTCCAATTAATTAGTGGTCACAAACTGACTCAGACAAGGCCACTACCATGAAGCAATAGTACTTTGTGTGTTTGCTCGCGCGCTCCACCCTCGTCAAGCAAAAGGCCCCTTCCGTGTCACCTCCTACCAATTATGAAGTGCGAAAAGAAAATAGAGAGTTGATATGAGAGAAACATACTATGTGGAAGGAATTTACCTTTCTATGGATGAGAAGGAAATGTGAGGGTGAACTTGCACATGGTTACTTTCCATTCATCCCCAGGAAGGATTTCCCTATATGGATCCATAGCAAGTAAACCACCACCACGGGATGCTTGAGCCACTAGCCTCATCCTCCATAGATGATACCATTGGTGACTGTGAGTACAATGAGTAGATCTTACCTTTGCCTTGGCCAATGTTGCCGCCTCCTCATCGAATTTAGGGTAAAACTATAAAACCACTAGCTCCTGGAAATGCAACCGCAGCAAGATCCAGTGAAGTCCTCATGCCGTTGTTTTCCTCATGGGTCCCATCGGATCCAATATCTTTCTCTAGGGAAGGTTATGGATCTCTCTGTCCCCGCCACAGATCCGGCCCCATCACGCCTCGGATCCAAACATTCCCTTCATCTTGATAGTCCCAGCAAAGAGATAGAGATACAATGCCatgagagggagaggaggggagggggattAAGCCAATAAGGAGAGAAATAAAATTAGGATTCGAAGGGGAGGCATCGCCGACAGGTTTTGTGCGGGATGGGTGTGATCGTGGCCATCTAATCTAGGTGCATGGTGCAGATTGCGCCTTCGCTTAGGAGGCAGGTGGCGATGAGCGGTTAGAACACTTTCCAAGCCTAGGTCCAAGTTGTTGGGCTTAGAGCCCATGCGAAGGCACATAGAAGGACATATGGCTAGGAAATGTGTGGCCCAACTCAAAATGGTTTGCTTAGCCTATACAACAATTATGTTTTTCTATTTATTTTGATGTTGAATGGTGACTGGCCTAATTGATAAATAGACCGGATTCGGTCATACGTAGAAGCATGGCAGGTCAGATGTGTCATATAATTAAGAGAGAAAAATACTATGTGAAAGGAATATACCTTGCTTTGGATGAGCAGGCAATGCGATTGCGCACTTGCACATGGTAACTTCCCATGCATCCCTAGGGAGGGATGGCCCTACGTAGATCCATATCAAGTAAACCGCCACCAAGGGATGCTTGAGGAGCCGGCGGCCTCATGCTCCATGAATGATACATTGTTGACCCGGAGCACAATGAAAAAATTTCACCTTTGCCTTGACGAATGTTAGCTCCCCCATCGAATTCGGGACACAACGGAAACACCACATGCTCCTGGAAATTCAACCGCAGCAAGATCTAGTGAAGTCCTCGCATAGAGACGCCTTCCTCATGGGTCCTGAATCCAATATCTTTCTCTATGGAAGGTCATGGATCTCTCTATCCCCTCCACAGATATGGCCTCATCATGCCTCAGGTTCGAATGTTTCCTCCACCTCAGTAGTACCGGCAAAGAGACACATATGCCACGAGAGAGAAGAGAGACTGGGCCAATAAGGAGAGAAATGAAATTAGGGTTTGAAGAGGGAAGCATAGCCGACAGATTTTGTTCAGGATAGGTGGGATCATGACCATCTGATCTAGATGGCTGGTCTAGATTGCACCATCAATTAGGAGGTAGGTGGGTAGACACTTTCCAAGCCTAGGCCCAAGTTGTTGGGCCCGGAGCTCATGCGTAGACGTGTAGCAGGTCAGATGGGATGGGGAATATGTAACCCAAGTTGGAAGGTTTGGCATCGTCCATACAACAATTAAATTTTCTATTATTATTAGGTTACCTTATGAAGAAAAGAAAATAGAGGACATTGGGTTGACGGGAGATAAAAATACTCTATGGGGACTAAATCAATTAGAGACTATATGCCGACCACACACGACCTAACACTTTCAGTGGTGGAAGGAATGAGTCATATAATTGTGATATTATACCGACCGACTGACCTTCTAATTAGATCCAGATCTTATACTTGTTGTCAGAGCCCAATTCAGTTACTGAAATGTAGAAATCTTATAACGTTATTAAAAGTGCATAGAAAAAATATTATTTTTACTAGATAAAAGAAATATCTCGCCCCACCACCCGGAGGGGGTGGGGGTGTTAGTCGGTGAGGCGTGTGAGAAAAGGAGCCGTGATGTGAGCGTTGGACGTGTGAGCGCCTGCCACGACGGCTCACGGCTGCGGCAGTCGGCTGCTGATGTCGTCATCGCCATGTAGAGGGTTGGATATCATACAACACCCCACCACATCCTTGGACAAACAGGTAAGAGTTCGCAAAGGCAATGTACTAAAACATCGAAGCACCGCTAGCTCAAATTAACTACACAACATCTTTTTTTCATCTTTTGAGGTGGACTAAACATCATCAACACTACACTTATAAGATGTACTACGCATCACACAACAACAACATGGCTATGGCATACAGTTGCTTAGACGGGATGTTTGTCTGGGAACCTCTCTCGGTTCTACCACTACTACTGTACAAAATTTCCCACGAGATGCTGAATTTGCAGGCTTGCACGCTGCAAAATTGCCCAACGAAACGAAGAAGCATCTCATGAGCGGAGGATTCAGACGCTGCAAAGTCATAAAACAAAATTGGCACTTTTCAGCAGTGCCTCTGTTTCCAGCTCCAAGTCTTGGCGTCAGTAGAACTTGAAGCTGTCCGGCCAGCCCCCGAAGCTATCCTGTGAGCCGAAATGTATGTCCTGACAGATCACAAACAAACTCATGAGAATTTCATCTTGAGAACAAGATTGTGACCATGCGATTTTACTGCTTCAAGCGAACAATCTAGTGGCACGAGACAGACTCACAGTTAAACTGATACTATCTGAAGGTGTTCCAAGGCATTGAAAAGTAGTATCCAGATCAGGTAACCCATTAAACAGGTCCGTGTTAGAACCATCGACGGGTATCGGTGCTTCAGGTTCAGGGCCTACACGAGGGGCATCCATGAGCTGCCTCGGTTCATCCGAGGCAGGAAGGTCCGCAACCACAACAGCTGGTGGTAATTCAGCAAACCATGCGGAGCATTCGGCTGCTTCAACCTTCACCCGGCGAATGGATGTGCCacattcttcttcctcctgtcaCAAAATCAGAAAGCAATATGAAAGAATTTTCTCCAGCGAACCAAAAAAAATTACAGTACCACGAAAACAGTGAACAGGGCTGTTCTAAACATGATACATATGCACAGAGCTATTTTGATCATTAAACATTATGAAGAAGCTGTTTGAATATGATAcctaaagtaaaaaaaaaacagaggacAGCTTTTGGATTTTTATACCTAGCAGCAAGTTGATAAATCGTCACATGTAATAATTGGATTTACCTGATCCACCTGAATGGGGGTATACTGCTCGGTGTCGCATGGGCTGTTGCTCGGGAGACAGGGCTGGGGAGGATCGGTTTTGGGGGTTCTAGGATCGATTTTTGCAGCAGATGGCTCCGAATTTGGGGTTCTAGGATCGATTTTTGCAGCAGATGgctcagattctagttcaacaTCATCCATTTCAGACTTGTCATTTTTCTTTGACAGCAATTGGTAGAATACTTTGGAGACGACCAATTCACCATTCGCTTCATCTTCATCTGCACCAAGATGATACTGATGCATCACCCAGTTGTCTCTATCTATCTTGCTGCCACCTCTCTTAGAACCTCTGTAAAGAACTAAGATCTTCTTCCAGCCTATCTTGAAACCATTCTCGTCATATATGGGTTTGGATGCTCCAGTCTTATGCCACCTAATGTGCTCATCACAAACACTGTCATTATTGCCAGTAATCTTGCGACGCTTGCGATGACCACAGCCATATGCGTTTGATACTTTATGGAAGAAATGGAGGCTGCTACCATCCATCTTTATACCTACCAGAACAATAGAAATGCATATGAGTTAATCAACTTAAGATAACAACAAGACATGAGATAATTTCTTAGTACGAAAAAGCATTGATCAATTCAAAAGtaaataaataataataatGTACCTGGGAGATTTTTGGGATGTGTATAGCAAATTCCCTCCATCTCTGCTATAGTAGGTATAAATTCATCAATAAGTGCACGGGAATTCGAATTCTGCAGGCTGGATTTTCCTTGTAAATGCTGAAGGAGTTCTAAATCTGACGGATCAAATTTGACACCAGCAGGAAGTTCAGGCCACACTAAAGAAACCTGAAAATCAAGATATGAGGTTCCAAAGAGAAACAAAAACGTCCAAAATATGAAACATGCCGGACAATGTTAACTGAATCAAGCAAaaaaaatgttttgtttgtatcAAATCTTTGTTAGAGCTAAGGTTAGGCAGGTCTTATGGCTAAGAAAGTGACGGTGTGACAGTGAAGCAATGACTAATCACTTCTCTGAAAAAGAACGCTTAGCTTTAACCGTGGCTGTGGTCATTAGGCTTGGAACAGAACAGCATACTACCAGACAAAGATTCGTTTTCTTGTTTTATCTATTCCTATCTCTATCTGTTTCCGGAAACAAAGAACATTGTCAGCTCATCAAGATGAGTATGATGGAACTAGCCATTatgttgcacaacaagtctacaAACTAACCATTAAGTAAAAGAGCAAATAACCTGCAAAAGGAAGTGTTCCTAAAGTTCTACTTGTGTTGGATCAGAGTGCTTGCATGGAAGGACATATTCGAAATTCAATGAGGCTATCAAACGACTGGGCAATAAAATACACATAGCAGTCATTAACTCATGACTACAAATAGTTAACTGAACTTACATTACTAGTGTCAATGCCACATTCGCAGTTGGGGCACTTGATATATGGTTCTGCAACCAATTCACCAAGTCGAAGACTGATCAACTGAGTGGCGTTTCTTATTCTTTTAACGAGTCCCACCCCAGTCATAATCCACGAACTGCAGAAAGGTAGAACATCCATTCATGTTAGGATTTTGAAAGGATCTTTTGAATCTCACAGATGATAAATTTAAGCAAAGATTATTTAAAGAGAAAGGGAAAGTACAAGTGATGATGTGTAGCAAACACATGATCCAAAGAACATTGGACAATTAGGCAATGGGCACAAGGATATGATGTGGTGGTCTCATCTCTCTAACCCTAAACATGTGGTCTACAGAGCAGAACATAAAGGTATAAATAAGAAGTCCACATTGGAGATTGAAGCTAACTCAGTTTAAGACGTAAACACATTCTAGCACAATGCAAATCACTATTGTCAATTCTTGTTTATGAATAGAAAATACTATTGATCTGAAGGACAAGCTATCCCTAACAATGTAATACATAGACAGCGTAGCTTAGAGACTAGGTTAAGCTGCAAATTAAGAAAGTTTTGGAAGTTTAAAAATGAATGTGTACTGCTAGGTTCGATTATAGGGCATTCACTACCACATCATAAGGCCAAGTAAGCTATTAATTCAACAGTTAACCATCCTAGAAAAATTTACTGCCTTGTACTTTACTCCAATAAAAACGGTAGGAATGAGATCATCAGCTGTCTTATTTTGACCTCGTTTGCTGATCTCGACATCTGATTTGCCAGAGGGACACCCATGGCCACCGACCCCAGTGGCATGCTATCTAGGAGCTGATGACTTCCCCGAATCCTTGCCACTTTCTGTCCCATTATGATCAAACAAGCAATGACCAACATCACTTATAGTGCCTAGCAAAAGGAAGAGAAGAATTGCACCATTTATCACTGCTCGTTCCTCAACTTGAACTGCAACTTTGTCAAGGTGCTctgccacacacacacaccaggAGGAGGAGGCTAAACAGAGCACTTTCTCACCTGACCTTACTAATCCACATTCTGCCCCCATTTTGATCCAGAAATCAAAGGCCAATGTCATTGATAGTGGGCATCAAAATGTGAGAAACAAACCTTGCCATCTATCACAGCACAGTGCTCATTCCTCCACAAAAAAGAAACACCACGAGGCTAAACAGAGCACTCTGACACTCTTGACCTTTCTCTTTTAGAGTTTGAGAGACCCATTCTCATTGCAAAGAGAAGTACCAAGAAAGTTCAACTCTTACCTTACTCGGTCCTTCAACTAGCAGTCACAAACTGGCAATCGTGGTCACATTGGGATGGCATATACGAAGCACTAGTACTCTGTGTTCATCCCCCAGTGACTGTCATTTTCGCATCACCCATTCACCCAGTACCTGCAGCGATGGGCCATCCACACACATAGACCTCAAATTTCCTGCTTTGCAGCCACATCAGAATCAACGAAACCCAGTATCAGATCAGCACTTTCAGCTGCGATCGGGCAACACCGCAGGATGGATCAGTCTCCACCGAACTAAAACATTCCTCTGCTTTTCTTCCAGCCCTCTGGCACCTCAACAGGCTCCAAAACCCCTCCTTGGCTTCCTTCCAGTGGAAGCTTGCACTTGCACCTCAACAGACTGCAAAACCACTGCACCCGAGATGGGTGTACGAAGTGAAGATTCGACGAAGTTTCTGAAGATTCGGTAGTCTGAACTCCGCCCTGCAGTTCCAGAATTCCTCCTACTAGAACAAACAGCTGCCGGATCCCTTCTCTGGCTCGCAACCATCAGTCCATCACAGATCAATGGAGCTCGGCCGGTGTCAAAATCAATAGGGGTCAGCCGCGATCGA
The sequence above is drawn from the Panicum hallii strain FIL2 chromosome 7, PHallii_v3.1, whole genome shotgun sequence genome and encodes:
- the LOC112900341 gene encoding SUPPRESSOR OF GAMMA RESPONSE 1-like isoform X2, translating into MENSWIMTGVGLVKRIRNATQLISLRLGELVAEPYIKCPNCECGIDTSNVSLVWPELPAGVKFDPSDLELLQHLQGKSSLQNSNSRALIDEFIPTIAEMEGICYTHPKNLPGIKMDGSSLHFFHKVSNAYGCGHRKRRKITGNNDSVCDEHIRWHKTGASKPIYDENGFKIGWKKILVLYRGSKRGGSKIDRDNWVMHQYHLGADEDEANGELVVSKVFYQLLSKKNDKSEMDDVELESEPSAAKIDPRTPNSEPSAAKIDPRTPKTDPPQPCLPSNSPCDTEQYTPIQVDQEEEECGTSIRRVKVEAAECSAWFAELPPAVVVADLPASDEPRQLMDAPRVGPEPEAPIPVDGSNTDLFNGLPDLDTTFQCLGTPSDSISLTDIHFGSQDSFGGWPDSFKFY
- the LOC112900341 gene encoding SUPPRESSOR OF GAMMA RESPONSE 1-like isoform X1 yields the protein MWISKVSSWIMTGVGLVKRIRNATQLISLRLGELVAEPYIKCPNCECGIDTSNVSLVWPELPAGVKFDPSDLELLQHLQGKSSLQNSNSRALIDEFIPTIAEMEGICYTHPKNLPGIKMDGSSLHFFHKVSNAYGCGHRKRRKITGNNDSVCDEHIRWHKTGASKPIYDENGFKIGWKKILVLYRGSKRGGSKIDRDNWVMHQYHLGADEDEANGELVVSKVFYQLLSKKNDKSEMDDVELESEPSAAKIDPRTPNSEPSAAKIDPRTPKTDPPQPCLPSNSPCDTEQYTPIQVDQEEEECGTSIRRVKVEAAECSAWFAELPPAVVVADLPASDEPRQLMDAPRVGPEPEAPIPVDGSNTDLFNGLPDLDTTFQCLGTPSDSISLTDIHFGSQDSFGGWPDSFKFY
- the LOC112900341 gene encoding SUPPRESSOR OF GAMMA RESPONSE 1-like isoform X3, encoding MTGVGLVKRIRNATQLISLRLGELVAEPYIKCPNCECGIDTSNVSLVWPELPAGVKFDPSDLELLQHLQGKSSLQNSNSRALIDEFIPTIAEMEGICYTHPKNLPGIKMDGSSLHFFHKVSNAYGCGHRKRRKITGNNDSVCDEHIRWHKTGASKPIYDENGFKIGWKKILVLYRGSKRGGSKIDRDNWVMHQYHLGADEDEANGELVVSKVFYQLLSKKNDKSEMDDVELESEPSAAKIDPRTPNSEPSAAKIDPRTPKTDPPQPCLPSNSPCDTEQYTPIQVDQEEEECGTSIRRVKVEAAECSAWFAELPPAVVVADLPASDEPRQLMDAPRVGPEPEAPIPVDGSNTDLFNGLPDLDTTFQCLGTPSDSISLTDIHFGSQDSFGGWPDSFKFY